A region of Enoplosus armatus isolate fEnoArm2 chromosome 14, fEnoArm2.hap1, whole genome shotgun sequence DNA encodes the following proteins:
- the LOC139296999 gene encoding apolipoprotein D-like, with protein MKAMQVISLTLLSVLAASAQVLKFGKCPKPAVQANFDATRYIGKWYEIQKLPTAFQKGECGTATYSLKSPGVIGVLNSELLDDGTINSIVGSAKVKDPAEPAKLEVSFFETSPPGPYWVLSSDYEGHSVVYGCTDFGLFRMEFAWILSREPTLSEETLEELHGILSSAGVSVNKLVSTNHDETYCSAMNQ; from the exons ATGAAGGCCATGCAGGTGATTTCCTTGACTCTGCTGTCTGTTCTCGCAGCCAGCGCTCAGGTCCTGAAGTTCGGCAAATGTCCCAAACCCGCCGTTCAGGCCAACTTTGATGCTACCAGG TACATTGGTAAGTGGTATGAGATCCAGAAGCTGCCAACAGCTTTCCAGAAAGGTGAGTGCGGCACTGCGACCTACAGCCTGAAGAGTCCTGGAGTCATCGGTGTCCTCAACAGCGAGCTGCT tgatgaTGGAACCATTAATTCTATTGTCGGCTCTGCCAAGGTGAAGGACCCCGCTGAGCCTGCCAAGCTTGAGGTCTCCTTCTTTGAAA CATCTCCTCCCGGTCCCTACTGGGTGCTGTCCTCCGACTATGAGGGTCACTCTGTGGTCTACGGCTGCACCGACTTTGGCCTGTTCCGCATGGAGTTTGCCTGGATCCTGAGCAGAGAGCCCACCCTGTCTGAGGAGACCCTAGAGGAGCTGCACGGCATCTTGTCCTCTGCTGGAGTCAGTGTGAACAAGCTGGTCTCCACCAACCACGATGAGACTTACTGCAGCGCCATGAACCAGTAA